The Malus sylvestris chromosome 12, drMalSylv7.2, whole genome shotgun sequence genome contains a region encoding:
- the LOC126592632 gene encoding casparian strip membrane protein 2-like isoform X2 has protein sequence MKSSGDSTTIDVVAHEGSGTSKGKGPILMVPVKEGKGGMKRGMAIIDLVLRSGAIVSALAAAATMGTSDQNLPFFTQFFQFEASYDDMPSFQFFLIAMSLVAGYLVLSIPFAIVSIVRPHASGPRLLLLILDVALTLATSAAGAATSIVYLAHNGNASSNWLAICNQFGDFCRNVSGAVVASFVTVVTFMFLILLSALALRKHH, from the exons ATGAAGAGCAGCGGCGACTCGACCACCATTGATGTTGTTGCTCACGAGGGAAGTGGTACATCCAAAGGGAAAGGGCCCATTCTGATGGTTCCtgtaaaggaaggaaaaggTGGAATGAAGAGAGGGATGGCCATAATTGACTTGGTTTTGAGGAGTGGTGCTATAGTGTCTGCTCTTGCTGCTGCTGCGACCATGGGAACCAGTGATCAAAACCTTCCCTTCTTCACCCAGTTCTTCCAGTTTGAAGCTAGCTATGATGACATGCCTAGTTTTCA GTTTTTCCTGATAGCAATGTCACTTGTAGCGGGATACTTGGTGCTCTCAATTCCCTTTGCCATAGTCTCCATTGTTCGCCCCCATGCAAGTGGACCAAGGCTCTTGCTCCTCATCCTTGAC GTGGCACTGACTCTAGCCACTTCTGCTGCTGGGGCTGCAACATCCATAGTCTACCTAGCCCACAATGGCAATGCAAGCTCCAACTGGCTAGCCATCTGCAACCAGTTTGGTGATTTCTGCCGGAACGTGAGTGGGGCTGTGGTGGCTTCCTTCGTTACTGTCGTCACCTTCATGTTCTTGATTCTGCTCTCTGCTTTGGCTCTCCGAAAGCATCActga
- the LOC126594165 gene encoding mRNA-decapping enzyme-like protein produces MSQTGKLMPNLDQQSTKMLNLTVLQRIDPFIEEILITAAHVTFYEFNIESNQWSRKDVEGSLFVVKRNTQPRFQFIVMNRRNTDNLVENLLGDFEYEVQVPYLLYRNAAQEVNGIWFYNARECEEVANLFTRILNAYSKAPPKSKISSTKSEFEELEAVPSMLVMEGPLEPSLNAPAVTDAPEDSSFINYLAAMNIGNNASDATNSRLPYQSTGTVPAPSYAPSAVSPPAPTPQIPPPSHSVPSTPTPLHGSSDQTTSNNRVANLIKPSSFFPLPASSPPLVIPPTSSSVPSAAALHPPLNLQRPYGTPMLQPFPPPTPPPSLTPNSAPPAPSDGPLVSREKVREALVMLVQDDQFIDMIYQALLKVHHT; encoded by the exons ATGTCTCAGACGGGGAAATTGATGCCGAATCTCGATCAGCAGAGCACCAAAATGCTCAATCTCACGGTGCTGCAGAGAATCGACCCCTTCATCGAAGAGATTCTGATTACGGCTGCCCACGTTACCTTCTACGAATTCAACATCGAGAGCAATCAATGG AGTCGCAAGGATGTTGAAGGGTCTCTCTTTGTTGTTAAAAG AAATACTCAACCGCGGTTCCAGTTCATCGTTATGAATCGGCGCAATACAG ATAACCTAGTGGAGAATCTCTTGGGAGATTTTGAGTATGAAGTTCAAGTTCCATATTTATTGTATAGAAATGCTGCCCAAGAAGTTAATGGCATTTGGTTTTATAATGCTCGTGAATGTGAGGAAGTTGCGAATCTCTTTACTAG GATCCTGAATGCATACTCAAAGGCTCCTCCCAAGTCCAAAATATCTTCAACCAAAAG TGAGTTTGAAGAACTTGAAGCAGTCCCATCCATGTTGGTCATGGAAGGGCCGTTGGAGCCATCATTGAATGCCCCTGCTGTCACTGATGCACCTGAAGATTCTTCCTTTATAAACTACCTG GCAGCAATGAATATTGGAAATAATGCTTCAGATGCCACAAATTCAAGACTGCCCTATCAGTCTACTGGAACTGTTCCTGCTCCTTCTTATGCACCCAGTGCTgtttcacctcctgcaccaacTCCACAAATACCACCACCTTCCCATTCAGTCCCATCTACGCCAACCCCCCTACATGGCTCCTCTGACCAAACCACCAGCAACAATCGGGTCGCTAATCTTATAAAGCcctcttctttcttccctcTCCCTGCTTCCTCGCCTCCTTTGGTCATACCACCTACCTCTTCATCTGTGCCATCTGCTGCTGCACTTCATCCACCCCTGAACCTGCAACGCCCTTATGGCACCCCAATGCTTCAACCCTTTCCACCACCAACGCCCCCACCATCTTTAACACCCAATTCTGCTCCTCCTGCTCCCAGTGACGGGCCTCTTGTTAGCAGAGAAAAAGTGCGAGAAGCACTTGTAATGCTTGTTCAG GACGATCAATTCATCGACATGATATACCAAGCATTGCTGAAAGTGCACCATACATGA
- the LOC126594605 gene encoding probable F-box protein At2g36090 yields the protein MACSSHLPPFAAADEASSASISAVHPDIIQTHILTRLDAPTLASAACTSSELHALASHQLLWANICYSTWPSITTPRVRQVISTFPDGPISFFSDSFPLLGNLNPTTTAATSSGLAPKHHQDHPYELISAVDIYHRGKLILSKVIETETVTGWFRCSPFRIDLLDPKDVVPTHIKYQEGLEADTCRELGDDLTLSWILIDPTGRRALNLSSHAPLSVKRHWLSGELHVQFASILAGEKGTASEHVLCGILVTCGGSEGGEMQVREVSLQVEDMDGMHLNGREGLVILDRALEGRRGRKGRRRVGEGKKRYEEYLQRKKERKERKLRTEGTLDTLCVAFGVFGFFIFWSYILCR from the coding sequence ATGGCTTGCTCCTCCCACCTACCGCCGTTCGCTGCCGCCGACGAAGCCAGCTCCGCCTCAATCTCCGCCGTCCATCCGGACATAATCCAAACCCACATCCTCACCCGCCTCGACGCCCCCACGCTAGCCTCCGCCGCCTGCACCTCCTCCGAACTCCACGCGCTGGCCTCCCACCAGCTCCTCTGGGCCAACATCTGCTACTCCACATGGCCCTCCATCACAACGCCACGTGTCCGCCAGGTCATCTCCACGTTCCCCGACGGGcccatctccttcttctccGACTCCTTCCCGCTCCTCGGCAATCTGAACCCCACCACCACAGCCGCAACCTCCTCTGGTCTCGCACCAAAACACCATCAGGACCATCCGTACGAATTAATCTCTGCGGTCGATATCTACCACCGCGGGAAGCTGATCCTGAGCAAGGTCATCGAGACGGAGACCGTGACCGGGTGGTTCCGGTGCTCGCCGTTCCGGATTGACCTGCTGGACCCCAAGGACGTGGTCCCCACCCATATCAAGTACCAGGAGGGGCTGGAAGCCGACACGTGTCGCGAACTCGGGGACGATCTCACGCTGAGCTGGATCCTTATCGACCCTACCGGACGTCGGGCGTTGAACCTCTCCAGTCACGCACCGCTGTCGGTGAAGCGGCACTGGCTGAGCGGTGAGTTGCACGTACAGTTCGCGTCGATTCTGGCCGGGGAGAAGGGGACGGCGTCGGAGCACGTGCTGTGCGGGATATTGGTCACGTGCGGGGGATCGGAGGGAGGGGAGATGCAGGTGAGGGAGGTGAGCTTGCAGGTGGAGGACATGGATGGAATGCATCTGAATGGGAGGGAGGGTTTGGTAATTCTGGATAGGGCGTTGGAGGGCagaaggggaagaaaggggaGGAGGAGGGTGGGGGAAGGAAAGAAGAGGTACGAAGAGTATTTGCAGAGgaagaaggaaaggaaggagaggAAGCTGAGGACTGAAGGGACATTAGATACTTTGTGTGTGGCTTTTGGGGTATttggatttttcattttttggtcaTATATTTTGTGCAGATGA
- the LOC126592632 gene encoding casparian strip membrane protein 2-like isoform X1 encodes MKSSGDSTTIDVVAHEGSGTSKGKGPILMVPVKEGKGGMKRGMAIIDLVLRSGAIVSALAAAATMGTSDQNLPFFTQFFQFEASYDDMPSFQFFLIAMSLVAGYLVLSIPFAIVSIVRPHASGPRLLLLILDVVALTLATSAAGAATSIVYLAHNGNASSNWLAICNQFGDFCRNVSGAVVASFVTVVTFMFLILLSALALRKHH; translated from the exons ATGAAGAGCAGCGGCGACTCGACCACCATTGATGTTGTTGCTCACGAGGGAAGTGGTACATCCAAAGGGAAAGGGCCCATTCTGATGGTTCCtgtaaaggaaggaaaaggTGGAATGAAGAGAGGGATGGCCATAATTGACTTGGTTTTGAGGAGTGGTGCTATAGTGTCTGCTCTTGCTGCTGCTGCGACCATGGGAACCAGTGATCAAAACCTTCCCTTCTTCACCCAGTTCTTCCAGTTTGAAGCTAGCTATGATGACATGCCTAGTTTTCA GTTTTTCCTGATAGCAATGTCACTTGTAGCGGGATACTTGGTGCTCTCAATTCCCTTTGCCATAGTCTCCATTGTTCGCCCCCATGCAAGTGGACCAAGGCTCTTGCTCCTCATCCTTGACGTT GTGGCACTGACTCTAGCCACTTCTGCTGCTGGGGCTGCAACATCCATAGTCTACCTAGCCCACAATGGCAATGCAAGCTCCAACTGGCTAGCCATCTGCAACCAGTTTGGTGATTTCTGCCGGAACGTGAGTGGGGCTGTGGTGGCTTCCTTCGTTACTGTCGTCACCTTCATGTTCTTGATTCTGCTCTCTGCTTTGGCTCTCCGAAAGCATCActga